One region of Streptomyces leeuwenhoekii genomic DNA includes:
- a CDS encoding BTAD domain-containing putative transcriptional regulator produces the protein MDDEKPIALGGDRRRATLGLLLLNANREVATSKLLDALWDIEETPTTARKILQNAVRGLRVMFAEHTRGDTRPPALLTCTHGYQLQVDPEQVDMFRFHRLARTGRAELAAGRPAAAAATLRQVLSLWRGRALADLVESGHSWSELTALQNARLDVMEDYYEAELANGRHQAVLGELEAMVAAEPLRERACHQLMLALYRSGRQADALAVYRRVRSRLAEQLGLEPGRELRLLQHAILVHDPSIAAPAGPGRPVVILGRRPEAEHRVRPVPRPVQLVPPAAAGGRSRVSAVLIRADFGGGGRGSDVGEALERTATTVREEVERFGGMVAGSTGSVTLALFRPASPREDGADRTAERAVHAAMALRQRISPGLPHGERPALRMAVTTGEIPIRPRESFLEPLPVDGALLADCEWLLQLAEDREIVVCDRTRTLTRSAIRYGREGGPRRRWTVEGRCRRPSAPAGPFDRGPELDVLSSLLERVRHRARPHLVLVLGAPGIGKSPLLAEFERRVENAATVRLGPGGPVTTPDLAGLTEHRPLVVFADDLHLADNAVLELVEDLLDPPAPMPLLVVAAARPELFRRRPGWGAAQRHASRMTLEPVALDPLVEAPEGPELPRLCHAAG, from the coding sequence ATGGACGACGAGAAACCGATCGCGCTCGGCGGCGACCGGCGGCGGGCCACACTCGGCCTGCTGCTGCTCAACGCCAACCGGGAGGTGGCGACCAGCAAACTCCTCGACGCACTGTGGGACATCGAGGAGACGCCGACGACGGCGCGCAAGATCCTGCAGAACGCGGTGCGCGGCCTGCGCGTCATGTTCGCCGAGCACACCCGCGGCGACACCCGCCCACCGGCCCTGCTGACCTGCACGCACGGCTACCAGCTCCAGGTCGACCCCGAACAGGTCGACATGTTCCGCTTCCACCGCCTGGCGCGGACCGGGCGCGCGGAACTGGCGGCCGGCCGTCCCGCCGCCGCGGCGGCCACCCTGCGCCAGGTGCTCTCGCTGTGGCGCGGGCGGGCCCTGGCCGACCTGGTGGAGAGCGGGCACTCCTGGTCGGAGCTGACCGCGCTGCAGAACGCCCGGCTGGACGTCATGGAGGACTACTACGAGGCCGAGCTGGCCAACGGCCGCCACCAGGCCGTCCTCGGCGAACTGGAGGCCATGGTCGCCGCCGAACCGCTGCGGGAAAGGGCGTGCCACCAGCTCATGCTCGCCCTCTACCGCAGCGGCCGGCAGGCGGACGCCCTCGCCGTCTACCGCCGGGTGCGGTCCAGGCTGGCCGAGCAGCTCGGCCTGGAACCCGGCCGGGAGCTGCGGCTGCTCCAGCACGCCATCCTGGTGCACGACCCGTCGATCGCGGCACCGGCCGGACCGGGACGACCGGTGGTGATCCTCGGGCGCCGCCCGGAGGCGGAGCACCGCGTGCGCCCGGTTCCCCGGCCGGTCCAGCTCGTCCCCCCGGCCGCCGCCGGTGGCCGGAGCAGGGTCAGCGCCGTACTGATCCGCGCCGACTTCGGCGGCGGCGGCCGGGGCAGCGACGTCGGCGAGGCCCTGGAACGCACCGCGACGACCGTGCGGGAGGAGGTGGAGCGGTTCGGCGGCATGGTCGCCGGATCCACCGGCTCGGTCACCCTGGCCCTGTTCCGGCCCGCCTCGCCGCGGGAGGACGGTGCCGACCGGACCGCGGAGCGGGCGGTCCACGCCGCGATGGCGCTGCGGCAGCGGATCTCCCCCGGCCTCCCGCACGGTGAGCGGCCGGCGCTGCGGATGGCCGTGACGACGGGGGAGATCCCCATTCGTCCCCGCGAGTCGTTCCTGGAGCCGCTGCCGGTCGACGGGGCGCTGCTCGCCGACTGCGAGTGGCTGCTCCAGCTCGCCGAGGACAGGGAGATAGTGGTCTGCGACCGCACCAGGACGCTGACCCGCTCGGCGATCCGGTACGGCCGGGAAGGCGGCCCGCGCCGCCGGTGGACCGTCGAGGGGCGCTGCCGCCGCCCGTCGGCGCCGGCCGGTCCCTTCGACCGCGGCCCCGAGCTGGACGTCCTGAGCAGTCTGCTGGAACGGGTCCGCCACCGGGCCCGGCCGCACCTGGTCCTGGTGCTGGGCGCCCCGGGGATCGGGAAGTCACCGCTGCTCGCGGAGTTCGAACGCCGGGTCGAGAACGCGGCCACCGTACGGCTGGGCCCCGGCGGGCCGGTGACCACACCGGACCTGGCCGGGCTCACCGAGCACCGCCCGCTCGTCGTCTTCGCCGACGACCTGCACCTGGCCGACAACGCGGTACTGGAGCTCGTCGAGGACCTGCTGGACCCACCGGCGCCGATGCCGCTGCTGGTGGTCGCCGCGGCCCGGCCCGAGCTGTTCCGCAGGCGCCCGGGGTGGGGCGCCGCCCAGCGGCACGCCAGCAGGATGACCCTCGAACCGGTGGCACTCGACCCGCTCGTCGAAGCGCCCGAGGGACCCGAGCTGCCCAGGCTCTGCCATGCCGCCGGCTGA